From Nitrospirota bacterium, the proteins below share one genomic window:
- the mfd gene encoding transcription-repair coupling factor, with amino-acid sequence MWDQILRPVLETLERDAGKACLTGLHGSTAAFAVTLLTRSAQTAGLKDRPWLVVATSDEAAERVYDDLRFFSSLLGLDQETLALFPEWETLPYEPTPPHVDLVSRRMRALHRLIQGAPTVLVTSVPALVQRLLPRSVFTEACLPLTPGGTIEREALAARLLRLGYRRGSVVEIPGEFSVRGGIVDIYSTAYAEPLRVEFLGDTVESVRLFDPATQKSTGKLARAWVLPARELIAPEAGPGDGGPLPPDAEWRGPEVYPSMDLLLDYFPSRPIVALDQPQALSKKAQEFREEAAEAYARHGAPYPAPDRFYLDWDSVLDRMAASPRLALEPLAPPDGSWTPVVPFPSQSPGSVGLAQRGTPFSQTLVLLDRLREGSRILLVARSRGQVDRLLALFAEHDLPATRWKPQDWTGGPAREQKRPFLLVQGDLSAGFVSPEGRLAIVTEEELFAKGMRHRPPAKSKAATFLSSLEDLNPGDFVVHVQHGIGRYEGLRRLDVQGFQSDYLILEYAGGDKLYVPLDRLNQVQRYRGADGNQPRMDRLGGTSWARTTARVKQSILEMAQELVQLYANREVVQRPEYLGDSTLAHEFEAAFEYEETADQRRAIEDIRRDMESAKPMDRLVCGDVGYGKTEVAMRAAFMAVENNRQVAVLVPTTLLAQQHYDNFSARFAPFPVKVATLSRFQSPKESRAVLRELAAGTIDVVIGTHRLLQKDVQFRNLGLVVVDEEQWFGVRHKERLKQLRTQVDVLTLTATPIPRTLQMAMSGVRDLSVIETPPPGRLAIRTQVLRFNETVIREAVVRELGRGGQVFFVHNRVQTMERTATWLQQLVPEARVVMAHGQMDERLLESVMLKFVQREADVLVASAIIQSGLDVPTANTILVNRADAFGLAQLYQLRGRVGRAGHQAYAYFFVPDEGALSGDAQKRLVAIQEFTELGAGFRIAAADLEIRGAGNLLGRQQSGHIAAVGLDFYLQMVEQAVQELKGRVVEVEPDPALHLPVSAFIPEEYVGDAHQRLSLYKRLSSALQVGDLALLHGEIQDRYGPLPDPVERLFEVMQIRLLAKSLRLASVEVKSGGTGGTMAVSFAPQAPVPEAGIRRLMDRYQRRLRLLSPRSFELQSRDGDWLALFPELSAALQTLTVCDTKNTVVSPSIA; translated from the coding sequence ATGTGGGATCAGATCCTCAGGCCCGTTCTGGAAACGCTCGAACGCGACGCCGGCAAAGCCTGTCTGACCGGGCTGCACGGCTCGACGGCGGCCTTCGCCGTGACGCTCCTGACCAGATCGGCCCAGACCGCGGGGCTCAAGGACCGGCCCTGGCTGGTCGTGGCCACCTCCGACGAGGCAGCCGAACGGGTCTACGACGACCTGCGGTTCTTTTCTTCGTTGCTGGGGCTCGATCAGGAGACGCTGGCCCTCTTCCCCGAATGGGAGACCCTGCCCTACGAGCCGACGCCGCCGCACGTGGACCTCGTGTCGCGACGGATGCGGGCCCTCCACCGACTGATCCAGGGCGCTCCCACGGTGCTCGTCACCTCCGTGCCCGCGCTCGTCCAGCGTCTGCTCCCGCGGTCCGTGTTCACGGAGGCCTGCCTCCCGCTCACGCCCGGCGGGACGATCGAGCGGGAGGCGCTGGCCGCCCGCCTCCTCCGGCTGGGGTACCGGCGCGGCTCGGTGGTGGAGATTCCCGGCGAGTTCAGCGTCCGGGGCGGCATCGTGGACATCTACTCGACGGCTTACGCCGAACCGCTCCGGGTGGAGTTCCTGGGCGACACGGTGGAGTCGGTGCGGCTCTTCGACCCCGCCACGCAAAAGTCCACCGGCAAGCTGGCCCGGGCCTGGGTCCTGCCGGCACGGGAGCTGATCGCGCCCGAGGCCGGACCGGGTGACGGCGGCCCCCTCCCGCCAGACGCCGAGTGGCGCGGGCCGGAGGTTTATCCGTCCATGGACCTGCTCCTCGATTATTTTCCGAGCCGGCCGATCGTTGCGCTGGACCAGCCTCAGGCGCTGAGCAAGAAGGCGCAGGAGTTCCGCGAGGAGGCGGCGGAGGCCTATGCCCGCCACGGGGCCCCCTACCCGGCGCCGGATCGGTTTTACCTCGACTGGGACTCCGTGCTGGACCGCATGGCCGCCTCCCCCCGTCTGGCCTTGGAGCCGCTGGCTCCGCCGGACGGTTCCTGGACCCCCGTCGTGCCCTTTCCGTCCCAGTCGCCGGGCAGCGTCGGCCTGGCACAGCGCGGCACACCCTTCTCGCAGACCCTGGTCCTGCTGGATCGGCTGCGGGAAGGCAGCCGCATCCTGCTCGTCGCGCGCAGCCGCGGGCAGGTGGATCGGTTGCTGGCGCTGTTCGCGGAGCACGACCTGCCCGCGACCCGCTGGAAGCCCCAGGACTGGACGGGCGGGCCGGCCCGCGAGCAGAAACGGCCCTTCCTGCTGGTTCAGGGAGACCTCTCCGCCGGATTCGTCTCGCCCGAGGGACGGCTGGCGATCGTCACCGAGGAAGAGCTCTTCGCCAAGGGGATGCGGCACCGGCCGCCCGCGAAGAGCAAGGCCGCGACCTTCCTCTCCTCGCTCGAGGATCTGAACCCCGGCGACTTCGTGGTCCACGTCCAGCACGGGATCGGGCGGTACGAGGGGTTGCGGCGCCTGGACGTCCAAGGGTTCCAGAGCGACTACCTGATCCTGGAGTACGCGGGCGGCGACAAGCTCTACGTCCCCCTCGACCGGCTGAACCAGGTGCAACGGTACCGCGGCGCGGACGGGAACCAGCCCCGGATGGACCGGCTCGGCGGCACGAGCTGGGCCCGCACGACGGCGCGGGTCAAGCAGAGCATCCTGGAGATGGCGCAGGAGCTGGTCCAGCTCTACGCGAACCGCGAGGTCGTCCAGCGCCCGGAGTACCTGGGCGACAGCACGCTCGCCCACGAGTTCGAGGCGGCCTTCGAGTACGAGGAGACCGCGGACCAGCGCCGGGCCATCGAGGACATCCGGCGCGACATGGAGTCCGCCAAGCCCATGGACCGCCTGGTGTGCGGCGACGTGGGCTACGGCAAGACCGAGGTGGCCATGCGGGCGGCCTTCATGGCCGTGGAGAACAACCGCCAGGTGGCCGTGCTCGTCCCCACGACGCTCCTCGCCCAGCAGCACTACGACAACTTCTCCGCCCGGTTCGCCCCCTTTCCGGTCAAGGTGGCGACGCTCTCGCGCTTCCAGTCGCCCAAGGAGTCCCGGGCCGTCCTCCGCGAGCTGGCCGCCGGAACGATCGACGTCGTGATCGGCACCCACCGCCTGCTCCAGAAGGACGTGCAGTTCCGGAATCTGGGGCTGGTCGTCGTCGACGAGGAGCAGTGGTTCGGCGTCCGGCACAAGGAGCGGCTCAAGCAGCTCCGGACGCAGGTGGACGTCCTGACCCTCACGGCCACGCCGATCCCGCGCACGCTCCAGATGGCCATGTCGGGGGTCCGCGACCTCTCGGTGATCGAGACCCCGCCGCCCGGCCGGCTGGCCATCCGCACCCAGGTGCTCCGGTTCAACGAGACCGTCATCCGCGAGGCCGTCGTGCGCGAGCTGGGCCGGGGCGGGCAGGTCTTCTTCGTGCACAACCGCGTCCAGACCATGGAGCGGACGGCAACCTGGCTCCAGCAACTGGTGCCGGAGGCGCGGGTCGTGATGGCGCACGGGCAGATGGACGAGCGGCTGCTGGAGTCGGTGATGCTCAAGTTCGTCCAACGGGAGGCCGACGTGCTCGTGGCCTCCGCCATCATCCAGTCCGGCCTGGACGTGCCCACCGCCAACACGATCCTGGTCAACCGGGCGGACGCCTTCGGGCTCGCGCAGCTCTACCAACTGCGCGGCCGGGTGGGCCGGGCCGGCCACCAGGCCTACGCCTACTTCTTCGTGCCGGACGAGGGCGCGCTGAGCGGCGACGCGCAGAAGCGGCTCGTCGCGATCCAGGAGTTCACCGAGCTCGGCGCCGGCTTCCGGATCGCCGCGGCCGACCTGGAGATCCGCGGGGCCGGGAACCTGCTCGGCCGGCAACAGTCCGGCCACATTGCCGCGGTGGGCCTGGACTTCTACCTGCAGATGGTCGAGCAGGCGGTGCAGGAGCTCAAAGGCCGGGTCGTGGAGGTGGAGCCGGATCCCGCCCTGCACCTGCCCGTCTCCGCGTTCATTCCCGAGGAGTACGTGGGCGACGCCCACCAGCGGCTCTCCCTCTACAAGCGGCTCTCCTCCGCCCTCCAAGTCGGGGACCTGGCCCTGCTGCACGGGGAGATCCAGGACCGGTACGGGCCCCTGCCCGACCCGGTCGAGCGGCTGTTCGAGGTCATGCAGATCCGGCTGCTGGCCAAGTCGCTCCGGCTGGCCTCCGTCGAAGTGAAGTCCGGCGGGACGGGCGGAACCATGGCCGTCTCCTTCGCCCCCCAGGCGCCGGTTCCGGAGGCCGGAATCCGCCGGCTGATGGACCGGTACCAGCGGCGGCTGCGGCTCCTGTCGCCCCGCTCGTTCGAGCTCCAGAGCCGGGACGGGGACTGGCTGGCGCTGTTCCCCGAGCTGAGCGCCGCCTTGCAAACCCTGACCGTGTGTGATACCAAGAACACCGTAGTGTCGCCGTCCATCGCGTGA
- the rfaE2 gene encoding D-glycero-beta-D-manno-heptose 1-phosphate adenylyltransferase, translating into MTDKIKTRAELSRLLAARRANGARIVFTNGCFDLLHVGHTRYLQEARALGDLLVVGVNGDASVRALSKGVERPIVPEAQRAEVLAALACVDYVVLFDEPDPGRLIAELQPDLLVKGGDWAPDQIIGRDTVEARGGLVKTIPLVPGVSTTALVQKIRASQS; encoded by the coding sequence ATGACCGACAAAATCAAGACCCGCGCCGAGCTGAGCCGGCTCCTGGCCGCCCGCCGGGCCAATGGGGCGCGCATCGTGTTCACGAACGGCTGCTTCGACCTGCTGCACGTCGGACACACCCGATACCTGCAGGAGGCCAGGGCGCTGGGCGACCTGCTGGTCGTGGGCGTGAACGGGGACGCCTCGGTCCGCGCGTTGAGCAAGGGCGTCGAGCGCCCCATCGTGCCGGAGGCCCAGCGCGCCGAGGTGCTGGCGGCGCTGGCCTGCGTGGACTACGTCGTACTGTTCGACGAACCCGACCCGGGCCGGCTCATCGCCGAGCTCCAGCCCGACCTGCTCGTGAAGGGCGGCGACTGGGCCCCGGACCAGATCATCGGCCGGGACACCGTCGAGGCCCGCGGCGGGCTCGTCAAGACGATCCCGCTGGTGCCCGGAGTGTCCACCACGGCTCTCGTCCAGAAGATCAGAGCCTCGCAATCCTGA
- a CDS encoding four helix bundle protein has protein sequence MAGANGDDAGLQDFLTGNHVSCRFEGLEIWKLAKEYATKVYSATAKFPRHEDYGLRSQMNRAVNSISLNIAEGSAKSSEKAFDHHLEIAVGSTFEAVAASFLALERAYISTEEHAVLYERGSDWRSASMRSAAHCS, from the coding sequence ATGGCAGGAGCCAATGGGGATGATGCCGGTTTGCAGGACTTTCTGACGGGAAATCACGTGTCTTGTCGCTTTGAAGGGTTGGAGATCTGGAAGTTGGCGAAGGAGTATGCGACGAAAGTCTATTCCGCCACGGCAAAGTTTCCACGGCATGAAGATTATGGATTGCGATCCCAGATGAATCGCGCCGTGAACTCAATCAGCCTGAACATAGCAGAAGGATCAGCGAAGAGCTCTGAGAAGGCGTTTGATCACCACCTTGAAATCGCGGTCGGTTCGACTTTCGAGGCGGTTGCAGCCTCGTTCCTTGCTCTGGAACGGGCGTACATCTCGACAGAAGAGCACGCGGTCCTCTACGAGCGGGGCAGCGATTGGCGAAGCGCATCAATGCGTTCCGCAGCACATTGTTCATGA
- a CDS encoding SprT-like domain-containing protein, whose product MTPPGPPDLVRACPADRLRAFWADLNARYFRNVLPPIEIGWSDRLTASAGMFSSRSGPRCPDPAGRRCIRLSVPLLHDQPEAELLGTLAHEMIHQWQFDVLKRRPNHGPDFLRKMAEMNRDGLGITVRHSLDEAVAKLAAYAWRCLACGQVYRRQRRTIRPSRHRCGACLGTLAEVRPAQARRLRATGKGSGLALQLDLPLAFA is encoded by the coding sequence ATGACGCCCCCCGGCCCGCCGGACCTCGTTCGGGCCTGCCCCGCCGATCGGCTGCGCGCCTTCTGGGCGGACTTGAACGCCCGCTACTTCCGCAACGTCCTTCCCCCGATCGAGATCGGATGGAGCGACCGGCTGACCGCCTCGGCCGGGATGTTCTCCAGCCGCAGCGGGCCGCGCTGCCCCGATCCGGCCGGCCGGCGCTGCATCCGCCTGTCGGTGCCGCTCCTGCACGACCAGCCGGAGGCCGAGCTGCTCGGCACGCTGGCGCACGAGATGATCCACCAGTGGCAGTTCGACGTGTTGAAGCGGCGGCCGAACCACGGCCCGGACTTCCTCCGCAAGATGGCCGAGATGAACCGCGACGGGCTCGGCATCACGGTCCGTCACTCGTTGGACGAGGCGGTGGCCAAGCTGGCCGCTTACGCCTGGCGCTGCCTCGCCTGCGGACAGGTCTATCGGCGGCAGCGGCGGACGATCCGGCCGAGCCGCCACCGCTGCGGCGCGTGCCTCGGAACGCTTGCGGAAGTACGCCCCGCGCAAGCCAGGCGCCTTCGGGCGACGGGGAAGGGCTCGGGGCTGGCTCTCCAGCTCGATCTCCCGCTGGCGTTCGCATAA
- a CDS encoding diguanylate cyclase: MTEGVLDPLTGAWSRFGLVFFAEHYLKLLRRVKREAILFVVGVDGLPADGGWEPVHEASLRETARLLRCTFRTSDVVARIEPDVFAVLLLETSELAADALLLRLEDRLGEWQAGHADSPPLTLSLVADRVRPDQEMAFQDALARTVAALRTRRAAKKDRHGSSPPTRGWSADAFLPTG; encoded by the coding sequence ATGACCGAGGGCGTCCTGGACCCCCTGACCGGCGCGTGGAGCCGGTTCGGGCTGGTATTTTTCGCCGAGCACTATCTCAAGCTCCTGCGCCGGGTGAAGCGGGAGGCGATCCTGTTCGTCGTCGGGGTGGACGGCCTGCCGGCGGACGGCGGGTGGGAGCCGGTTCACGAAGCCAGCCTCCGGGAGACGGCCCGGCTCCTCCGGTGCACGTTCCGGACCTCCGACGTGGTGGCGCGCATCGAGCCGGACGTGTTCGCCGTCCTGCTGCTGGAGACCTCCGAGCTGGCGGCCGACGCCCTGCTTCTCCGGCTGGAGGACCGGCTCGGCGAGTGGCAGGCGGGGCACGCGGACTCTCCTCCGCTGACGCTCAGCCTGGTGGCCGATCGGGTGCGACCCGATCAGGAGATGGCCTTCCAGGACGCGCTCGCGCGGACCGTGGCCGCGCTCCGGACCAGGCGGGCCGCCAAGAAGGACCGGCACGGATCCTCGCCGCCGACGCGCGGCTGGTCGGCGGACGCCTTTCTCCCCACCGGCTAA
- a CDS encoding TIGR02710 family CRISPR-associated CARF protein has product MKALLLAMTDDAPAAVYSVNRLKPELLCFFLPESAKPLVETSVQPHIAQMPRKWDWVVTPDSARFLTCHRTLARVLPELLRTWEVQPGELVLDLTGATPAMAAALALAAVPFTSRTVTLAQPGGGEGEAVEVEGRERAWIQGNPWDEAAALSRREASERFNRGDFSAAAALFRQLEVRVSGGQKPLYRALADLAEGYGLWERFQYRPAWDKLKTSLKALEMASVWGGPPGLKAVLPPIKQNAGFLERLVLDPLEVKEALAYDLLAHARRRADADHHLEAAVVALLRALEALAQHRLFKQYKVKTWDVRPEQLPAALQESCRTCFLDDVDGKYKLPLQAQFRTLAGLGDQMGQAYLAQWPKMKPLLDAASQAVLGHGFEPIKAERFSQLYDVVIKLTGVNEAALPRFPTLNL; this is encoded by the coding sequence GTGAAAGCCCTGCTGCTCGCGATGACCGACGACGCGCCGGCCGCGGTGTACTCCGTCAATCGCCTCAAGCCGGAGCTGCTCTGCTTCTTCCTCCCCGAATCGGCCAAGCCGCTGGTCGAGACCTCCGTCCAGCCCCACATCGCCCAGATGCCGCGCAAGTGGGACTGGGTCGTCACGCCGGACTCCGCCCGGTTTCTGACCTGCCACCGGACGCTCGCGCGGGTGCTGCCCGAGCTCCTGCGGACCTGGGAGGTGCAGCCGGGCGAGCTGGTCCTGGACCTGACCGGCGCGACGCCCGCCATGGCCGCCGCGCTGGCCTTGGCGGCGGTTCCGTTCACCTCGCGCACGGTGACGCTGGCCCAGCCGGGCGGGGGCGAGGGCGAGGCGGTCGAGGTGGAAGGCAGGGAGCGGGCCTGGATTCAGGGGAACCCCTGGGACGAAGCGGCGGCCCTCTCGCGGCGCGAGGCCAGCGAGCGGTTCAACCGGGGAGACTTTTCCGCCGCCGCGGCGCTCTTCCGCCAGCTCGAGGTCCGGGTCAGCGGGGGACAGAAGCCTCTGTACCGGGCGCTGGCCGATCTGGCCGAAGGTTACGGTCTCTGGGAACGGTTCCAGTATCGGCCGGCCTGGGACAAGCTCAAGACGTCGCTCAAGGCCCTGGAGATGGCGTCCGTCTGGGGCGGCCCGCCCGGCCTCAAGGCCGTGCTGCCCCCAATCAAGCAGAACGCCGGCTTTCTCGAAAGGCTCGTGCTGGACCCGCTGGAGGTGAAAGAGGCCCTGGCCTACGACCTCCTCGCCCATGCGCGCCGGCGGGCGGACGCGGACCATCATCTCGAAGCGGCCGTCGTCGCGCTCCTGCGCGCGCTGGAGGCCCTGGCCCAGCACCGGCTGTTCAAACAGTACAAGGTCAAGACCTGGGACGTGCGCCCCGAGCAATTGCCGGCCGCGCTCCAGGAATCCTGCCGCACCTGCTTCCTGGACGACGTGGACGGGAAGTACAAGCTCCCGCTCCAGGCGCAGTTTCGCACCCTGGCCGGGCTGGGGGACCAGATGGGCCAGGCCTATCTCGCCCAGTGGCCCAAGATGAAGCCCCTGCTGGACGCGGCCAGCCAGGCCGTGCTGGGCCACGGGTTCGAGCCGATCAAAGCGGAGCGGTTTTCGCAGTTGTACGACGTGGTGATCAAGCTGACCGGCGTGAATGAGGCGGCGCTCCCGAGGTTCCCGACGCTAAACCTGTAA
- a CDS encoding PAS domain-containing protein has protein sequence MLVTRLRPFITPAAVLLTVGLFILDVATPFGVAVLTLYLIPLMLTLRPPDRRVAFLLASAYSALIVLGALFAHPGVPDRTAGLMRMMVVGVIWAATFLILRLKTAEETLFQQKKEQQVIFDSVPAMIWYKDRHNRILRANKTAADSIGRRVTEVEGRSVYDLYPEEAATYHQGDLEVIASGQPKLGIVEPYRTGSGEKRWIRTDKLPYRDEKGTVAGVIVFAQDITDSEQLAALEASMDGMAVTDANEIFTYANLAQARLHGCEQAQQLVGRSWRSLYDERELARFEREVLPRLSAEGQWRGEAVGRRRDGGTFPQELSLTRLEHGGVIWVVRDITERKRAEEALRRSEEQARQSQKLEAVGRLAGGIAHEFNNLLTVVTGYCQLLLSDLNPDDPARRKVEQINKAGHRAALLTNQLLAFSRKQVLQPVELDLNAVVLNLQTLLRPLIGEHIELVTALAPAAGRIRADRGQIEQALVNLVLNARDAMPQGGKLTISTAILERDERLARKLGLARAQAFVRLEVRDTGVGMDASTLEHCFEPFFTTKGRGKGTGLGLATVYGIIEQSGGIIEMASEPGRGTSVSIFLPQVAAPVAPALAPQDQAADPATGWETILVAEDDDAVREVVRGMLEALGYKILEASRGQEALSICQEHRGPIHLLLTDVIMPGMNGQELAENMAALRPETRVLFMSGYTDDVALRPGSLEAGVAFIRKPATREELARKIRDVLNGKP, from the coding sequence ATGCTCGTGACGAGACTCCGCCCTTTCATCACCCCCGCCGCCGTCCTCCTGACCGTCGGGCTTTTCATCCTGGACGTGGCGACGCCGTTCGGCGTGGCCGTCCTCACCCTGTACCTGATCCCGCTCATGCTGACGCTCCGGCCCCCCGACCGGCGCGTCGCGTTCCTGCTGGCCTCGGCCTACTCCGCTCTCATCGTGCTCGGCGCCCTCTTCGCCCATCCCGGCGTGCCCGACCGGACCGCCGGCCTCATGCGCATGATGGTGGTGGGCGTGATCTGGGCGGCCACGTTCCTGATCCTGCGGCTGAAGACGGCGGAAGAAACCCTTTTCCAGCAGAAGAAGGAGCAGCAGGTGATCTTCGACTCCGTCCCGGCCATGATCTGGTACAAGGACCGGCACAACCGCATCCTGCGCGCCAACAAGACGGCGGCGGACTCCATCGGGCGGCGGGTGACGGAGGTGGAAGGCCGGTCCGTCTACGACCTCTACCCGGAGGAGGCGGCCACGTACCACCAGGGCGACCTCGAAGTGATCGCCTCCGGCCAGCCCAAGCTCGGCATCGTCGAGCCCTACCGGACGGGTTCCGGCGAGAAGCGCTGGATCCGCACGGACAAGCTCCCCTACCGTGACGAAAAAGGCACCGTCGCCGGGGTGATCGTGTTCGCCCAGGACATCACCGACTCGGAGCAACTGGCCGCGCTGGAAGCGTCCATGGACGGCATGGCTGTGACCGACGCCAACGAAATCTTCACCTACGCCAACCTCGCGCAGGCCCGGCTGCATGGGTGCGAGCAGGCTCAGCAGCTCGTCGGCCGGTCCTGGCGGAGCCTCTACGACGAGCGGGAACTCGCGCGCTTCGAACGCGAGGTGCTGCCCCGTCTCTCAGCGGAAGGGCAGTGGCGGGGCGAGGCGGTCGGCCGGAGGCGGGACGGCGGGACGTTCCCGCAGGAGCTGTCGCTGACCAGGCTGGAGCACGGCGGCGTGATCTGGGTGGTCCGCGACATCACCGAGCGCAAGCGCGCCGAAGAGGCGCTCCGCCGGAGCGAGGAGCAGGCCCGGCAGTCCCAGAAGCTGGAGGCGGTGGGACGCCTGGCCGGCGGCATCGCGCACGAATTCAACAACCTGCTGACCGTCGTGACCGGGTACTGCCAGCTCCTCCTGTCGGACTTGAACCCGGACGATCCGGCCCGGAGGAAGGTCGAGCAGATCAACAAGGCCGGGCACAGGGCCGCGCTTCTCACGAATCAACTGCTGGCCTTCAGCCGCAAACAGGTGCTCCAGCCCGTCGAGCTGGACCTGAACGCGGTGGTCCTGAACCTGCAGACCCTGCTCCGCCCGCTGATCGGCGAGCACATCGAGCTCGTCACGGCCCTCGCCCCGGCGGCGGGACGGATCCGCGCCGACCGGGGCCAGATCGAGCAGGCGCTCGTGAACCTCGTCCTCAACGCGCGGGACGCCATGCCCCAGGGCGGCAAGCTGACGATCTCGACGGCCATCCTCGAAAGGGACGAGCGCCTGGCCCGGAAACTGGGCCTCGCCCGGGCCCAAGCCTTCGTCCGGCTCGAGGTGCGCGACACCGGCGTCGGCATGGACGCCTCGACGCTGGAACACTGCTTCGAGCCTTTCTTCACGACCAAGGGGCGGGGGAAGGGCACGGGGCTCGGCCTGGCCACGGTCTACGGCATCATCGAGCAGAGCGGCGGGATCATCGAGATGGCGAGCGAGCCGGGGCGGGGGACCAGCGTCAGCATTTTCCTCCCGCAGGTGGCGGCTCCCGTCGCGCCCGCGCTGGCCCCGCAGGATCAGGCCGCCGATCCGGCGACCGGGTGGGAAACGATCCTGGTCGCGGAAGACGACGACGCGGTGCGCGAGGTGGTGCGGGGCATGCTGGAGGCGCTGGGATACAAGATTCTGGAGGCGAGCCGGGGGCAGGAAGCCCTCAGCATCTGCCAGGAGCATCGGGGCCCCATCCACCTCCTGCTGACCGACGTCATCATGCCGGGCATGAACGGCCAGGAGCTGGCCGAGAACATGGCGGCGCTGAGGCCGGAGACCCGCGTCCTCTTCATGTCGGGCTACACGGACGACGTGGCGCTGCGCCCCGGCTCGCTCGAGGCCGGCGTCGCGTTCATCCGGAAGCCGGCCACCCGCGAGGAGCTGGCGCGCAAGATCCGGGACGTGCTGAACGGCAAGCCGTAA
- a CDS encoding D-sedoheptulose 7-phosphate isomerase, translating into MNERVIQAFEESAEVKRRFVREHADRIERLARLIAQAFREGRKVLLFGNGGSATDASHIAAEFVGRYHKDRAPLPALALTADPAALTCIANDYDYTETFARQVRAHGQKGDIAIAISTSGNSPNVLKGVEAARERGLVTAGWTGGAGGKLAGMVEHPFVVPSTVTARIQECHLTLGHVLCELIEEGLFA; encoded by the coding sequence ATGAACGAGCGGGTGATTCAGGCCTTCGAGGAGAGCGCTGAGGTCAAGCGGCGCTTCGTCCGCGAGCACGCGGACCGGATCGAGCGGCTCGCGCGCCTCATCGCGCAGGCCTTCCGGGAGGGGCGCAAGGTGCTCCTCTTCGGGAACGGCGGGAGCGCCACCGACGCCTCCCACATCGCCGCGGAGTTCGTCGGCCGCTACCACAAGGACCGCGCGCCGCTCCCCGCCCTGGCCCTGACCGCCGACCCGGCGGCGCTGACCTGCATCGCCAACGACTACGACTACACGGAAACCTTCGCCCGCCAGGTGAGGGCCCACGGGCAGAAGGGCGACATCGCGATCGCGATCAGCACGAGCGGCAACTCCCCGAACGTGCTCAAGGGCGTGGAGGCCGCGCGCGAGCGCGGGCTCGTGACGGCGGGCTGGACCGGCGGCGCCGGCGGCAAGCTGGCCGGGATGGTGGAGCATCCGTTCGTCGTGCCTTCCACCGTGACCGCCCGCATCCAGGAATGTCACCTCACGCTCGGCCACGTACTCTGCGAGCTGATCGAGGAAGGGCTCTTTGCGTAA
- a CDS encoding peptidylprolyl isomerase, whose product MGKRRGLRAGGWCRLTAGAVCLTVALGGGLAGCRPEPEDSSVLVIVNGKPITQSEFDFRWSELPPSAQARYQNHGGKRKFLDDLIAQELLLQEARKLGLDQAPAARERLERFKEQLALEELIKQTVRARVDLSPEDLEAYYASHSGELLEAEQIRAAHILVSSEAQAGDLKRQLDQGADFAKLAQRHSIDSATKPRGGDLGLYHRGALAPRLEAVLLVLKPGMVSEPVETEAGFHLVKVISRETSDSVATRAARERLKQELYVEKQRQRFEEYLSKLRASATIRMADASRLVTEDTGRPPATPTP is encoded by the coding sequence GTGGGTAAAAGGCGGGGGCTGCGAGCCGGCGGATGGTGCCGCCTGACCGCGGGAGCGGTCTGCCTGACGGTGGCCCTGGGCGGGGGGCTCGCCGGCTGCCGTCCCGAGCCGGAGGACTCGTCGGTCCTGGTCATCGTCAACGGGAAGCCCATTACGCAAAGCGAGTTCGACTTCCGCTGGTCGGAGCTGCCTCCGTCCGCGCAGGCCCGATACCAGAACCACGGGGGCAAGCGGAAATTCCTGGACGACCTGATCGCGCAGGAGCTGCTCCTGCAGGAAGCCCGCAAGCTCGGGCTGGACCAGGCTCCTGCCGCCCGCGAGCGGCTCGAACGGTTCAAGGAGCAACTGGCGCTCGAGGAGCTGATCAAGCAGACGGTCCGGGCCAGGGTGGACCTGTCCCCTGAGGATCTGGAGGCCTACTATGCGAGCCATTCGGGCGAGCTGCTGGAAGCCGAGCAGATCCGCGCGGCCCACATCCTGGTGTCCAGCGAGGCCCAAGCCGGGGACTTGAAGCGGCAACTGGACCAGGGGGCGGACTTCGCCAAGCTGGCCCAGCGCCACTCGATCGACTCTGCCACGAAGCCGCGGGGCGGCGACCTCGGCCTGTACCACCGGGGCGCGTTGGCGCCACGGCTCGAAGCCGTCCTCCTGGTGCTGAAACCGGGGATGGTCAGCGAGCCGGTGGAGACCGAGGCGGGATTCCATCTCGTCAAAGTGATCAGCCGGGAAACCTCTGATTCGGTCGCCACCCGGGCCGCGCGCGAACGGCTGAAACAAGAACTCTACGTGGAGAAGCAGCGCCAGCGCTTCGAGGAATATCTGTCGAAGCTCAGGGCGTCGGCGACCATCCGGATGGCGGATGCCTCCAGGCTCGTGACGGAAGACACCGGCCGTCCTCCCGCCACTCCGACTCCGTAA